In Anaerobacillus isosaccharinicus, one genomic interval encodes:
- a CDS encoding VOC family protein: protein MIKKMEHTAVIVKDLDESIKYYIEMFGFELRTRGKNELRDMAFLFHTDYPQFEIELIEDLKKEVKYEEVGIVNHLAFTVEDIFAAINYFKEKGVTFKSETPNTAIDGARTIFFYGINDELLQLVQPTRIC, encoded by the coding sequence GTGATAAAAAAAATGGAACACACTGCTGTTATTGTAAAGGATCTAGATGAGTCAATTAAATATTATATAGAAATGTTTGGGTTTGAATTACGAACTAGAGGAAAAAATGAACTGAGAGATATGGCATTTTTATTCCATACAGATTATCCACAATTCGAAATTGAATTAATTGAAGATTTAAAAAAAGAAGTGAAATATGAAGAAGTCGGTATTGTTAATCATCTTGCCTTTACAGTAGAGGATATTTTTGCAGCGATTAACTATTTTAAGGAAAAAGGAGTTACTTTTAAATCAGAGACCCCTAATACTGCTATAGATGGAGCGAGAACAATTTTTTTCTATGGTATTAATGATGAGCTTTTGCAGCTTGTTCAACCTACACGTATCTGTTAA